A genomic segment from Planctomycetota bacterium encodes:
- a CDS encoding prepilin-type N-terminal cleavage/methylation domain-containing protein has translation MRKTAFTLIELLVVVSIIALLIAILLPSLSQAREVSKRTVCMANQRSVIQAAATYSAEWHNYLPPAQDNAGAVWAYSFDLKSSTASPATKVPMGLGLLVSSKVIASTQASPIFHCPSTDTHAASFGAIAYAYHCMDHKSNWGYGAGSFDDPALTTSRIIMSYNYRAPSWFRTHKKEQMNLGALRRRVILLIDELDPRFGIRYAHQIGYNAIFSDGSGRFIGDALLAMETIIVADGTPNTDGIAQPYQDEQIFDQLGDTP, from the coding sequence ATGCGAAAGACCGCATTCACGCTGATCGAATTGCTCGTCGTGGTGAGCATCATCGCGCTGCTCATCGCGATTCTCCTGCCCTCGCTTTCTCAGGCGCGCGAGGTGAGCAAACGCACCGTGTGCATGGCCAATCAGCGCTCCGTCATTCAAGCCGCCGCGACCTACTCCGCCGAGTGGCACAACTACCTCCCTCCGGCGCAGGACAATGCAGGAGCCGTCTGGGCCTACTCCTTCGATCTCAAGTCCTCGACGGCGTCGCCGGCGACGAAAGTCCCGATGGGCCTCGGCCTGCTCGTCTCCTCCAAAGTGATCGCCTCCACGCAGGCGTCACCCATCTTTCATTGCCCCTCGACCGATACCCATGCCGCCAGCTTCGGCGCGATCGCCTACGCCTATCACTGCATGGATCACAAGAGCAACTGGGGCTACGGGGCCGGCTCGTTCGATGACCCCGCCCTGACGACTTCGCGCATCATCATGAGCTACAACTATCGCGCACCCTCATGGTTCCGCACACACAAGAAAGAGCAGATGAACCTCGGCGCCCTCCGACGCCGCGTCATCCTGCTCATCGACGAACTCGATCCACGCTTCGGCATCCGATACGCGCATCAGATCGGCTATAACGCCATCTTCTCAGACGGGTCCGGCCGATTCATCGGTGATGCGCTGCTCGCCATGGAAACCATCATCGTCGCCGACGGCACACCCAATACCGACGGCATCGCCCAACCCTATCAGGACGAGCAGATTTTCGATCAGCTCGGCGACACGCCCTAG
- a CDS encoding sigma-70 family RNA polymerase sigma factor, whose protein sequence is MTGRAHRSCPLTGPFDERRDVSEETKSTLVQVQQFARLWVVAQPIVGSFVSSAIHDRADAEDVLQNVAAAAIESFHQFDAAGSFTAWVMGIARYRVLNYFRTRRRDRHVFGEAAMERIAQAHTNLEGLVDPYRTALEQCLDAMTQRQRDMLDDRYRDDLKTTEIGQRRRMSANAVTVALHRARQFLAQCIAQRIAREGRHG, encoded by the coding sequence ATTACTGGTAGAGCGCATCGGTCATGCCCGTTGACCGGTCCGTTCGATGAGAGGCGCGACGTGTCGGAAGAAACCAAATCCACGCTTGTGCAGGTTCAGCAGTTCGCCCGGCTCTGGGTGGTGGCGCAGCCGATCGTGGGGTCGTTCGTGTCCAGTGCGATCCACGACCGGGCGGACGCGGAGGACGTCTTGCAGAACGTCGCCGCGGCGGCGATCGAGTCGTTCCACCAGTTCGACGCGGCGGGGTCGTTCACGGCGTGGGTCATGGGCATCGCGCGCTACCGCGTGCTCAACTATTTCCGAACGCGGCGGCGCGACCGCCATGTGTTCGGCGAGGCGGCCATGGAACGCATCGCCCAAGCGCACACGAATCTCGAAGGCCTCGTCGATCCCTATCGCACGGCGCTGGAGCAGTGCCTGGATGCCATGACCCAGCGCCAGCGCGACATGCTCGACGACCGCTACCGCGACGACCTGAAGACGACCGAGATCGGTCAGCGGCGGCGCATGAGCGCCAACGCCGTCACCGTCGCGCTGCACCGGGCGCGGCAGTTCCTGGCCCAGTGCATCGCACAGCGCATCGCGCGGGAGGGTCGGCATGGCTGA
- a CDS encoding sigma-70 family RNA polymerase sigma factor → MADVHHEEDGLFARLWVKSQPALAAYVRSMVHQRADAEDLIQNIAAEAMVDFKSFDRGASFTAWVMGIARYRILNYYRTARRDRHIFDAPSMERLAEAHERLSSQTELYRDALEHCLNRLPERQRAMVAMRYGDELGREQIAERLKTTASAVAMALTRIRRALATCIETRIASERTRG, encoded by the coding sequence ATGGCGGATGTGCATCACGAAGAAGACGGCTTGTTCGCCCGGCTGTGGGTCAAGTCGCAGCCGGCGCTGGCGGCATACGTCCGGTCGATGGTGCATCAGCGGGCGGATGCGGAGGACTTGATTCAGAACATCGCCGCCGAGGCGATGGTGGACTTCAAGTCGTTCGACCGCGGCGCCTCGTTCACCGCGTGGGTCATGGGCATCGCGCGCTACCGCATCCTCAACTACTATCGGACCGCACGGCGGGATCGACACATCTTCGACGCCCCTTCGATGGAGCGGCTCGCCGAAGCGCACGAACGACTCAGCAGTCAGACTGAACTGTATCGCGATGCGCTGGAGCATTGCCTGAATCGTCTGCCCGAGCGGCAACGCGCGATGGTGGCCATGCGCTACGGCGACGAACTGGGCCGCGAACAGATTGCCGAGCGGCTCAAGACGACGGCGTCGGCGGTGGCGATGGCGCTGACGCGCATTCGACGCGCGCTGGCGACCTGCATCGAAACACGCATCGCATCGGAGCGCACGCGTGGATGA
- a CDS encoding prepilin-type N-terminal cleavage/methylation domain-containing protein yields MRKHAFTLIELLVVVAIIALLIAILLPALAKAREVAKVTLCATNLRTFGQAQYAYCADNRDAFVSMSDWVVATSSWYGTSGHDGVTKGTLFRYVNNEKVYLCPQFVKVCGQSDPARSYVMNWNVGCYEPNQTTAPPGPWRQSKLLNRLANIKQASTLGLMSEENPWIHPKFAAFAMNDGRLVLKNPDWPLKDTIATYHLPLPERYAADGYYPANGDELNTGVANVLYVDSHVSIEKTTDSPKIFNPQ; encoded by the coding sequence ATGCGCAAACATGCTTTCACATTGATCGAACTCCTCGTCGTCGTTGCGATCATCGCCCTGCTCATCGCGATTCTTCTGCCCGCGCTCGCCAAGGCGCGCGAGGTCGCGAAGGTGACGCTCTGCGCCACCAATCTGCGCACCTTCGGGCAAGCGCAGTACGCCTACTGCGCCGACAATCGCGATGCGTTCGTGAGCATGAGCGACTGGGTGGTGGCGACAAGTTCGTGGTACGGCACGAGCGGACACGACGGCGTCACCAAGGGCACGCTCTTCCGCTACGTCAACAACGAAAAGGTCTACCTGTGTCCGCAGTTCGTCAAGGTCTGCGGGCAGTCCGACCCGGCGCGCAGCTACGTGATGAACTGGAACGTCGGGTGCTACGAGCCGAATCAGACGACCGCCCCGCCGGGCCCGTGGCGGCAAAGCAAGCTGCTCAACCGCCTCGCCAACATCAAGCAGGCCTCGACGCTGGGCCTCATGAGCGAGGAAAACCCCTGGATTCACCCCAAGTTCGCCGCGTTCGCCATGAACGACGGCCGGCTTGTCCTCAAGAATCCCGACTGGCCCCTCAAGGACACGATCGCCACGTACCATCTGCCCCTGCCCGAGCGCTACGCCGCCGACGGCTACTACCCGGCCAACGGCGATGAACTGAACACCGGCGTGGCCAACGTGCTGTATGTCGATTCGCACGTGTCCATCGAAAAGACCACGGACTCCCCGAAGATTTTCAACCCACAATGA
- a CDS encoding DUF1080 domain-containing protein, which yields MKSTALTFWITLCMLAGALPGFADEQRDDAAAFAIQGEYVGPKMGMQVVALGHDRFEAYLLPGGLPGEGWNRRTRDRFDGARVDGVTHLINFDGAAATITDGSGVELLKPDGKPWAKLEKVHRKSPTEGAAAPPGAIVLFDGTNLDAWRTGATMTTEHELAAPAVSKQAFGDMTMHVEYRTPFEPDKRDMARGNSGVILDGRYELQINDSFGRWPTRLRNAAIFELRDPDLDATFPPGGWQTYDIDFAIVRVDADGKIVKHATITVRHNGVLVHDQYEIPHPTNAAFTSLRKKPEGDAQPFELQYHGSPVIFRNVWVVAHDKPEAP from the coding sequence ATGAAGTCAACCGCTCTGACGTTTTGGATCACGCTCTGCATGCTCGCCGGAGCCCTTCCGGGTTTTGCGGATGAGCAGCGCGATGACGCCGCCGCGTTCGCCATTCAAGGCGAGTACGTCGGGCCGAAGATGGGCATGCAGGTCGTCGCTCTCGGACACGATCGGTTTGAAGCCTATCTTCTGCCGGGCGGTTTGCCCGGCGAAGGATGGAACCGCCGCACGCGCGACCGCTTCGATGGCGCCCGCGTCGATGGGGTGACTCATCTGATCAACTTCGACGGCGCCGCCGCGACCATTACCGACGGCTCGGGCGTCGAACTTCTCAAACCCGACGGCAAACCGTGGGCGAAACTCGAAAAGGTGCATCGCAAAAGCCCGACTGAAGGCGCCGCCGCGCCGCCTGGCGCGATCGTGCTTTTTGACGGGACGAACCTCGATGCATGGCGGACCGGCGCGACGATGACGACCGAACACGAACTGGCCGCCCCCGCCGTGTCGAAACAGGCCTTCGGCGACATGACGATGCACGTCGAATATCGCACGCCCTTCGAGCCGGACAAGCGCGACATGGCCCGCGGCAACAGCGGCGTGATTCTCGACGGGCGCTACGAACTTCAGATCAACGACTCATTCGGCCGCTGGCCCACCCGCCTGCGCAATGCCGCCATCTTCGAGCTGCGCGATCCGGACCTGGACGCGACGTTCCCGCCGGGCGGTTGGCAGACGTATGACATCGACTTCGCCATCGTGCGCGTCGACGCCGATGGGAAGATCGTCAAGCATGCGACGATCACCGTCCGGCACAACGGCGTACTGGTGCACGATCAATATGAGATTCCCCATCCGACGAACGCCGCGTTCACATCGCTTCGCAAGAAGCCCGAGGGCGATGCCCAGCCGTTCGAGCTTCAATACCACGGCAGCCCGGTGATTTTCCGTAATGTCTGGGTCGTCGCGCACGACAAGCCGGAGGCCCCATGA
- a CDS encoding gfo/Idh/MocA family oxidoreductase: MMSNASPTRRTFVKQIAVAGLTMPLVSPRLIRAASPNSVVRHVCIGAGGMAFNDLHQFMSHPHVRIVGVCDVDASHLATAMGKTKLDAKTFSDWRRIFDDFAGEFDSCNVTIPDHMHAPVAMRALEAGKHLYCQKPMTKWFNELTALRDKAHATPVVTQLGIQNHARTEFRLARWAIEEGLIGKVREIHAWSNKTWGGPRALPTPVTPPATLDWNSWLGVAPHRPFAPNVYHPDQWRDWVDFGTGLLGDMACHVLDSPVSALGLGSPRRITSTGPAPTEQNWPDRTTVRFEYAGNERTAGDTLTLTWYDGASTAPKEITDRFPFRLPQTGSMTIGEKGAMMLPHVAAPRLLPAEKFADVKFPKLDPIDHYHKFIDAVRGEAATEAPLDGYGGHLVESVLIGTIAQRLPNTTLRYDGATRQFADDAVPAELMSRADRAW; encoded by the coding sequence ATGATGTCCAATGCTTCGCCGACGCGGCGCACGTTCGTCAAACAGATCGCCGTCGCCGGGTTGACGATGCCACTGGTGTCGCCTCGGCTGATCCGCGCCGCTTCGCCGAACAGCGTGGTGCGCCATGTGTGCATCGGGGCCGGGGGCATGGCGTTCAATGACCTGCATCAGTTCATGAGCCACCCCCACGTCCGGATCGTCGGCGTGTGCGATGTGGACGCTTCGCATCTTGCGACCGCGATGGGCAAGACGAAGCTCGACGCGAAGACGTTCAGCGACTGGCGCCGCATTTTCGATGATTTTGCCGGGGAATTTGATTCGTGCAACGTAACGATCCCCGACCACATGCACGCACCGGTGGCGATGCGGGCGCTGGAGGCGGGCAAACATCTGTACTGCCAGAAGCCGATGACCAAGTGGTTCAATGAACTGACGGCATTGCGGGACAAGGCGCATGCCACGCCGGTCGTGACGCAGTTGGGCATTCAGAATCATGCGCGGACGGAGTTTCGATTGGCGCGGTGGGCGATAGAGGAAGGGCTCATCGGCAAGGTGCGGGAGATTCATGCGTGGTCGAATAAGACCTGGGGCGGGCCGCGGGCGCTGCCGACGCCGGTCACGCCCCCGGCGACGCTCGACTGGAACAGTTGGCTCGGCGTCGCGCCGCATCGCCCGTTCGCGCCCAACGTGTATCACCCCGACCAGTGGCGCGATTGGGTCGACTTCGGCACGGGGCTGCTCGGCGATATGGCGTGTCACGTGCTCGACTCGCCCGTCTCGGCGCTCGGGCTCGGTTCGCCGCGGCGCATCACCTCGACCGGCCCGGCCCCGACCGAACAGAACTGGCCCGACCGCACGACGGTGCGTTTCGAGTACGCCGGCAACGAACGCACGGCCGGCGACACGCTGACGCTCACGTGGTACGACGGCGCTTCGACCGCGCCGAAGGAGATCACCGATCGCTTCCCCTTCCGCCTGCCGCAGACGGGGAGCATGACCATCGGCGAAAAGGGCGCGATGATGCTTCCGCATGTCGCCGCCCCCCGGCTTCTTCCCGCCGAGAAGTTCGCCGATGTGAAGTTCCCCAAGCTCGATCCGATCGACCACTACCACAAATTCATCGACGCTGTCCGCGGCGAAGCGGCGACCGAAGCTCCGCTCGACGGATACGGCGGACATCTGGTCGAGTCCGTTCTGATCGGCACCATCGCGCAGCGCCTGCCCAACACGACGCTCCGCTACGACGGCGCGACGCGACAGTTCGCCGATGACGCCGTGCCGGCGGAGCTAATGAGCCGGGCGGATCGGGCGTGGTGA
- a CDS encoding sulfatase-like hydrolase/transferase yields MAQQADAKSEPLRNVIFILSDDHRFDFMRFHPGCPQWLQTPAMDRMAREGVHLANAFVSTSLCSPSRASILTGQYMHHHHVVDNQHPVPPGTLFFPQTLQKAGFTTAFIGKWHMGHDSDEPRPGFDHWAGFRGQGEYNDPTLNIDGQRKQFKGYSADVLTDLALDWLKTGRAADKPFFLYLSFKAPHYPFQPAPRNQGIYHDKPIPYPPTIGRTEENYRTQPNWVRERRYSIHGIDHMETGRFDNDPVPSFDDWYHNYTEAIHTVDEEIGRVLDYLDQSGLSRSTLVIYMGDNGFHMGEHGFYDKRDAFEPSMRVPMLAWAPGHLPAGGRVEKMVQNIDIAPTILGALGVEVDEAMKFDGRSFWPLAMGQDVPDWRDHILYEYHWEWNFPATPTMFAIRTDRYKYVYYHGVWDIDSFHDLATDPDERHNLIQVPAYQDQIAKLRDQMFKELEASGALDTPVRPPYGERLDQRKLPE; encoded by the coding sequence ATGGCGCAGCAGGCGGATGCGAAGAGCGAACCGCTCCGCAATGTCATCTTCATTCTCTCCGACGATCACCGCTTCGACTTCATGCGCTTCCATCCCGGCTGCCCTCAGTGGCTCCAGACGCCGGCGATGGATCGCATGGCGCGCGAGGGCGTGCATCTGGCCAACGCGTTCGTGTCGACGTCGCTCTGTTCGCCGAGCCGGGCGTCGATTCTGACGGGTCAGTACATGCATCACCATCATGTGGTCGACAATCAGCATCCGGTGCCGCCGGGGACGCTGTTCTTCCCGCAGACGCTTCAGAAGGCCGGTTTCACCACCGCGTTCATCGGCAAGTGGCACATGGGCCACGACTCCGACGAACCGCGCCCCGGCTTCGATCACTGGGCCGGTTTCCGCGGGCAGGGCGAGTACAACGACCCGACGCTCAACATCGACGGCCAGCGCAAACAGTTCAAGGGTTACAGCGCCGATGTGCTCACCGACCTGGCCCTCGACTGGCTCAAGACCGGCCGCGCCGCTGACAAGCCCTTCTTCCTTTACCTGTCGTTCAAAGCGCCGCACTATCCGTTTCAACCGGCCCCGCGCAATCAGGGCATTTATCACGACAAGCCGATTCCCTATCCGCCGACGATCGGGCGCACCGAAGAGAACTACCGCACTCAGCCCAACTGGGTCAGGGAACGCCGCTACTCCATTCACGGCATCGATCACATGGAGACCGGCCGATTCGACAATGATCCCGTGCCCAGCTTCGACGACTGGTACCACAACTACACCGAAGCGATTCACACGGTCGACGAAGAGATCGGCCGCGTGCTCGACTACCTCGATCAGTCGGGTTTGTCGCGCAGCACGCTTGTCATCTACATGGGCGACAACGGATTTCACATGGGTGAGCATGGGTTCTACGACAAGCGCGACGCCTTCGAGCCGTCGATGCGCGTGCCGATGCTGGCGTGGGCGCCCGGTCATCTGCCCGCCGGCGGGCGCGTCGAGAAGATGGTGCAGAACATCGACATCGCGCCGACGATTCTCGGCGCGCTGGGCGTGGAGGTCGATGAGGCGATGAAGTTCGATGGCCGGTCGTTCTGGCCGCTGGCGATGGGACAGGACGTGCCCGACTGGCGGGACCATATTCTCTACGAGTATCACTGGGAATGGAACTTCCCCGCCACGCCGACGATGTTCGCCATCCGCACCGACCGCTACAAATACGTCTACTACCATGGCGTCTGGGACATCGATTCGTTTCACGATCTGGCGACCGATCCCGATGAGCGCCACAATCTGATCCAGGTCCCTGCGTACCAGGACCAGATCGCCAAGCTGCGCGATCAGATGTTCAAGGAACTGGAAGCCAGCGGGGCGCTCGACACGCCGGTCCGCCCGCCCTACGGCGAGCGGCTCGATCAGCGCAAGCTGCCCGAGTAG
- a CDS encoding MerR family transcriptional regulator, translating into MYTFGQVVERLNVKEHRVRYAIERLRLKPAARASTWRLFDDRQLQAIGDELNRIEARRRQTATTDVANA; encoded by the coding sequence ATGTATACATTCGGACAGGTAGTCGAACGGCTCAATGTCAAAGAGCATCGGGTTCGATACGCCATCGAACGGTTACGCCTAAAGCCCGCAGCGCGAGCTTCGACGTGGCGCCTTTTTGATGATCGGCAATTACAGGCGATCGGTGACGAACTCAATCGCATTGAGGCGCGTCGGCGTCAAACTGCAACTACCGATGTGGCGAACGCGTGA
- a CDS encoding helix-turn-helix domain-containing protein, with product MNRSAVEQLATSALGVGMVDMQQLADHLGVHVGSIKRWRHEGKLPPADFELGGIVRWSSASVERWIRRNRGA from the coding sequence ATGAACCGGTCGGCCGTCGAACAACTCGCAACTTCGGCGCTTGGCGTCGGCATGGTCGACATGCAGCAACTCGCCGATCACCTGGGCGTGCATGTCGGCTCCATCAAGCGATGGCGCCACGAAGGCAAATTGCCGCCGGCTGACTTTGAGCTTGGCGGTATCGTTCGCTGGTCAAGTGCGTCGGTAGAGCGATGGATTCGGAGGAATCGAGGAGCGTAG
- a CDS encoding helix-turn-helix domain-containing protein, translating to MKSTSNKPLADQLRAAIVAAERRGMTQYQIAKAAGVFQSQITRLMAGDVSPRLDTAEAIAKALGLELKLAKRRR from the coding sequence GTGAAATCCACCTCAAACAAGCCGCTCGCCGACCAACTCCGCGCCGCCATCGTCGCCGCCGAACGCCGCGGCATGACGCAATATCAGATCGCGAAGGCCGCCGGCGTGTTCCAGTCGCAGATAACCCGCCTGATGGCCGGCGACGTGTCGCCGCGGCTGGACACGGCGGAAGCGATCGCGAAGGCGTTGGGCCTGGAATTGAAGCTTGCGAAGCGGCGGCGATAG
- a CDS encoding NTP transferase domain-containing protein — translation MVYAWGMNIAVILPAAGQSKRFGASGSKLEANLGGRAVLVRAVELFSGRPNVKQIIIAVDPDKVDTFKFKWADKLGMLGVKIVAGGRKERWETVLNALSALDDNITHIAVHDAARPVSDAAMIDRAFKAAESHAAVIPAVPVSATIKRIEGQAMPPNEAPDPLDAILGSAGKTVVEAFRVVETVPREGLWLIQTPQVFERSLIERAYEQIRAGKLDASKITDDAGLVEAMGEPVAAVIGDALNVKITVPDDLKFAEAVLAMRSGRVGAEALGPKRQHPTWAQMDED, via the coding sequence ATGGTCTATGCTTGGGGCATGAACATCGCCGTCATCCTTCCCGCCGCGGGGCAGTCCAAGCGTTTCGGTGCGTCGGGCTCGAAGCTCGAAGCGAACCTCGGCGGACGAGCTGTATTGGTCCGCGCGGTCGAGTTGTTTTCGGGCCGGCCCAACGTCAAGCAGATCATCATCGCCGTCGATCCCGACAAGGTCGACACGTTCAAATTCAAATGGGCGGACAAACTGGGCATGCTCGGCGTGAAGATCGTCGCGGGAGGACGCAAGGAGAGATGGGAAACCGTGCTCAATGCCCTCTCGGCTCTCGATGACAACATCACGCACATCGCGGTTCACGATGCGGCGCGGCCGGTCAGCGATGCTGCGATGATCGACCGCGCCTTCAAAGCCGCCGAGTCACACGCGGCCGTGATCCCCGCCGTCCCCGTCAGCGCGACGATCAAGCGCATCGAAGGACAGGCGATGCCACCAAACGAAGCGCCGGACCCGCTGGATGCGATACTCGGGTCGGCAGGGAAGACGGTGGTGGAGGCGTTTCGCGTCGTCGAGACGGTGCCGCGGGAGGGACTTTGGCTGATTCAGACGCCGCAGGTGTTTGAGCGGTCGTTGATCGAGCGGGCATATGAGCAAATCCGCGCCGGCAAGCTCGACGCTTCGAAGATCACGGACGATGCGGGCCTGGTTGAAGCGATGGGCGAACCCGTCGCGGCGGTGATAGGCGATGCGCTGAATGTGAAGATCACGGTGCCGGACGATCTGAAATTCGCGGAGGCGGTGCTGGCGATGCGCAGCGGGCGCGTCGGAGCGGAGGCGCTGGGCCCCAAGCGGCAGCATCCGACTTGGGCGCAGATGGACGAAGACTGA
- the solA gene encoding N-methyl-L-tryptophan oxidase yields MGDSFEVIVLGVGAMGSSTCYELARRGIRTLGLEQFPIAHTLGSTTGHTRLIRQAYYEHPDYVPLLLRAYERWADLEAASGRKLLHITGGIYMGPPDRPFIAGSLAAARQFKLPHELLTHEQLAARYPMFTLPADHVGLFEPMCGALLCENIIETYARLAQEHGATIHDNTPVLDWTGDANGVTVRTSERTFHADKLIVTAGAWSSKLLADLNLPLRVTRQILGWTQPPEVETFKIGRFPCWAIENEAGNGLYYGFPQMPGDTGVKSAHHHHGSTTTPDTIDRQTHDADADDFLPALRRYVPSLVGPVRQMKTCMYTLSSDEHFIIDQHPHHERVTFAAGFSGHGFKFASVMGEALADLAMRDATELPIGFLSLKRFA; encoded by the coding sequence ATGGGCGACTCATTCGAGGTCATCGTCCTCGGCGTCGGCGCGATGGGGTCGTCGACGTGCTATGAACTGGCCCGCCGCGGCATCCGCACGCTCGGCCTCGAACAATTTCCCATCGCCCACACGCTCGGCTCCACCACCGGGCACACCCGCCTGATTCGACAGGCGTACTACGAACACCCCGACTACGTCCCCCTGCTGCTGCGGGCGTACGAACGCTGGGCGGACCTCGAGGCAGCGAGCGGCCGGAAGCTGCTGCACATCACCGGCGGCATTTACATGGGGCCGCCCGATCGCCCGTTCATCGCCGGTTCGCTGGCGGCGGCGCGACAATTCAAACTGCCGCATGAGCTGTTGACGCACGAACAGCTCGCCGCGCGATACCCGATGTTCACACTGCCCGCCGATCATGTCGGCTTGTTCGAACCGATGTGCGGCGCCTTGTTGTGTGAGAACATCATCGAAACCTATGCCCGGCTCGCGCAGGAACATGGCGCGACGATTCATGACAACACGCCCGTGCTGGACTGGACTGGGGATGCGAACGGCGTGACGGTGCGAACATCCGAGCGTACATTTCATGCCGACAAGCTGATCGTCACGGCCGGGGCGTGGTCATCGAAGCTGCTCGCCGATCTGAACCTCCCGCTGCGCGTGACGCGTCAGATTCTCGGCTGGACGCAGCCCCCGGAAGTGGAAACCTTCAAGATTGGGCGCTTTCCCTGCTGGGCGATCGAGAACGAGGCGGGCAACGGGCTTTACTACGGGTTCCCGCAGATGCCCGGCGACACCGGCGTCAAGTCGGCGCATCATCATCACGGCTCGACGACGACGCCCGACACGATCGACCGCCAGACGCATGACGCCGATGCGGACGATTTTCTGCCGGCGCTGCGGCGATATGTGCCGTCGCTTGTCGGGCCGGTGCGTCAGATGAAGACGTGCATGTACACGCTCAGCAGCGATGAGCATTTCATCATCGATCAGCATCCGCATCACGAACGCGTGACTTTTGCCGCGGGTTTCAGCGGGCACGGGTTCAAGTTCGCAAGCGTCATGGGCGAAGCGCTGGCGGACCTTGCGATGCGCGACGCGACGGAACTGCCAATTGGATTCTTGAGTTTGAAGCGATTTGCGTGA